A genomic stretch from Arachis stenosperma cultivar V10309 chromosome 3, arast.V10309.gnm1.PFL2, whole genome shotgun sequence includes:
- the LOC130969193 gene encoding subtilisin-like protease SBT2.3 — translation MGSFDLKHLMLLFWFVLVVPYCLCEEDDSDDSSSAVYIVSLRNSPASHYYGELREMGSNGFQVKNGGGGGGDASSSGRIQFHKPRYGNATKTNKRYGSYVAQVHDSLLKKVLKGEKYLKLYSYHYLINGFAVLVTQQQAEKLARSSEVSNVVLDFSVRTATTHTPQFLGLPQGAWSQEGGFEAAGEGVVIGFVDTGIDPTHPSFADNKSEHPYPVPAHFNGVCEVTRDFPSGSCNRKLVGARHFAASAITRGIFNSTQDYASPFDGDGHGTHTAAVAAGNHGIPVIVAGHHFGNASGMAPRSHVAVYKALYKSFGGFAADVVAAIDQAAQDGVDIISLSITPNRRPPGVATFFNPIDMALLSAVKAGIFVVQAAGNTGPSPTSVSSFSPWIFTVGAASHDRIYSNSMFLGNNVTIPGVGLAPGTSVGKLYTLVHAHHALNNDTADPDDMYVNECQDASKFSKDLVRGNLLMCSYSIRFVLGLSTIKQTLGMAKNLSAAGVVFYMDPFVIGYQINAVPMKMPGIIIASTNDSKILMQYYNSSLEVDAVSKKVTKFGAVASICGGLKANYSNAAPKVMYYSARGPDPEDTLPHEADILKPNLLAPGNLIWAAWSSLGTDSVEFQGENFAIMSGTSMAAPHVAGLAALVRQKFPNFSPTAVASALSTTASQHDKNGGPIMAQRSYASADLNLSPATPFDMGSGFLNATGALNPGLIFDSSYDDYMAFLCGINGSAPVVLNYTGQNCWSYNSTVYGADLNLPSITISKLNQSRVVQRTVQNVAGNETYSVGWSAPYGVSVSVSPTHFTIAGGEKQVLSVLMNATANSSVASFGRIGLFGDQGHVLSVPLSVIVKISSNNNTVS, via the exons ATGGGGAGCTTTGATTTGAAGCATTTAATGCTGTTGTTTTGGTTTGTGTTGGTTGTGCCTTATTGTTTGTGTGAAGAAGATGATTCTGATGATTCTAGTAGTGCTGTTTACATTGTTTCTCTAAGAAATTCTCCTGCTTCTCATTACTATGGTGAGTTGAGAGAAATGGGTAGTAATGGCTTCCAAGTAAaaaatggtggtggtggtggtggtgatgctTCTTCTTCTGGAAGAATTCAGTTTCACAAACCAAG ATATGGCAATGCTACAAAGACAAATAAGAGATATGGCTCTTACGTTGCTCAAGTTCATGATTCTTTGTTGAAGAAAGTGTTAAAAGGAGAGAAATATCTAAAGCTCTATAGCTACCACTATCTGATAAATGGATTTGCTGTGCTGGTTACTCAACAACAG GCAGAGAAATTGGCTCGGAGTAGTGAAGTGTCGAATGTGGTTTTGGACTTTTCTGTAAGAACTGCAACTACTCATACCCCACAATTTTTGGGTCTGCCGCAAGGAGCATGGTCTCAAGAAGGTGGGTTTGAAGCAGCCGGAGAAGGAGTGGTTATTGGTTTTGTTGATACCGGCATAGATCCAACACACCCGAGTTTCGCTGATAACAAATCTGAACATCCTTATCCTGTTCCTGCTCATTTTAATGGCGTCTGTGAGGTCACACGAGATTTTCCGTCCGGTTCTTGCAATAGGAAGCTTGTTGGAGCCCGGCATTTCGCTGCGTCTGCTATAACCAGAGGAATATTTAATTCAACACAGGACTATGCTTCTCCATTCGATGGAGATGGCCATGGCAC GCATACAGCAGCTGTTGCAGCAGGGAACCATGGGATTCCAGTGATTGTTGCCGGGCATCACTTTGGGAATGCTAGCGGGATGGCTCCTCGTTCACA CGTTGCTGTTTACAAGGCATTGTACAAGAGCTTTGGAGGATTCGCTGCAGATGTTGTGGCAGCTATAGACCAG GCAGCTCAGGATGGGGTTGACATAATTAGCTTATCAATTACTCCAAATAGACGTCCTCCGGGCGTTGCAACTTTCTTCAATCCAATAGATATGGCATTGCTGTCAGCTGTAAAGGCCGGTATTTTTGTAGTGCAAGCTGCAGGAAATACAGGACCTTCACCGACGAGTGTTTCCTCCTTCAGTCCATGGATCTTTACTGTTGGTGCTGCCTCTCATGACCGGATTTATAGCAACTCCATGTTTCTTGGAAATAATGTGACCATACCTGGTGTTGGACTTGCGC CTGGCACAAGTGTAGGCAAACTTTATACACTGGTTCATGCACACCATGCTTTGAACAATGATACTGCTGACCCTGATGATATGTATGTCAATGAGTGCCAAGATGCGAGCAAGTTCAGTAAGGATTTGGTCCGGGGTAACCTCTTAATGTGCAGCTATTCAATCCGATTTGTGCTGGGGCTTTCCACCATCAAGCAGACCTTGGGAATGGCCAAGAATCTTAGTGCAGCTGGAGTTGTTTTCTATATGGATCCTTTTGTGATTGGTTATCAGATTAACGCAGTTCCAATGAAAATGCCTGGCATAATAATTGCATCCACAAATGATTCTAAG ATTTTGATGCAATACTACAACTCTTCACTAGAAGTTGATGCAGTCTCAAAGAAAGTTACTAAATTTGGCGCAGTTGCGAGTATCTGTGGCGGACTAAAAGCGAACTACAGTAATGCTGCTCCGAAGGTCATGTACTACTCTGCTAGAGGACCGGATCCAGAAGACACTCTTCCCCATGAAGCTGACATCTTGAAGCCAAACTTGTTAGCTCCTGGAAATCTTATATGGGCTGCTTGGAGTTCTCTTGGCACCGACTCTGTTGAATTTCAAG GTGAGAATTTCGCAATTATGTCAGGCACAAGCATGGCTGCACCTCATGTTGCTGGTCTTGCTGCCCTAGTTAGACAAAAATTTCCAAATTTCAGCCCTACAGCCGTTGCATCTGCACTTTCCACAACTGCTTCTCAGCATGATAAGAATGGTGGGCCAATAATGGCTCAGCGATCGTATGCCTCGGCAGATCTAAACCTATCTCCAGCAACTCCTTTTGACATGGGAAGTGGTTTTCTGAATGCAACTGGGGCATTAAATCCTGGTTTGATTTTTGATTCCA GTTATGATGATTACATGGCATTCTTGTGTGGCATCAATGGTTCAGCTCCTGTGGTATTAAACTACACTGGTCAGAACTGCTGGTCCTATAACTCTACTGTATACGGCGCTGATCTGAACTTGCCCTCAATCACCATTTCGAAGCTGAACCAATCAAGAGTGGTGCAGAGGACAGTCCAAAACGTTGCTGGAAATGAGACCTACAGTGTCGGTTGGAGCGCACCTTACGGGGTATCAGTGAGTGTATCTCCAACACACTTCACCATTGCCGGTGGCGAGAAGCAAGTCTTGTCTGTGCTCATGAACGCAACCGCCAACAGTTCAGTTGCAAGCTTTGGGAGGATTGGCCTCTTTGGTGATCAAGGTCATGTCCTAAGCGTTCCCCTTTCAGTCATTGTTAAAATCTCAAGTAACAACAACACAGTGAGCTAA